CATCGAGGCGTAGGCCGCACGCCGGGAGGCCGGAGCGGATCCAGGAGGGGGCGGGGGAGACCCCGCCCCCTCCTGACGTACCGGCGGGACGGTCCGCGCGGCCCCCGCTCGGGGGTGGGCATGTCATCCCCGTAGGCGAAGCGCCGCGCACGGCGCCGCCCCTAGCGTCGGAGGTGACCGGACGGGCCGCTGGGGACCGCCGGGGAAGGAGCGGCCGTGGGCATCTGGCGGAGATGGATCCTCCCGATCACGAGGCTCGTCGTGCTGGCCGCCATCGCGGTGGCCCTCGTGCGCATGGCGTTCTTCGGGACGACGACCGAGGAGGTCGCCCAGGCGCCGACGGGCTCGGTCGTGGAGTCGCAGGTGCCGGCGTCGATCGCGACCGTGGTCAACGACGTCACGGTGAAGGGCAGCATCCAGCCGGATCCCGACGTGGCCGTGAAGGCGACGCTGCAGGGGAAGGTCTCGAAGCTCGTCGCCGGCCGGGGCGCGACGCTCGCGGCCGGCGACCCGATCCTCGTCATCCGCCAGGAGACGCCGGTGGATCCGGTGATCGCCGCCGACGGCACTGTCACGCAGCCGAAGCCCAAGGTCGTCACCGAGACCGTCACCGCATCCGCCGCCGGGTCGCTCGCGGAGCTCGGCGTGCTCGTCGGCCAGGAGGTCGCCGTGGGCGACGCGGTCGGCCGGATCGCACCCCCACCTTCCGTGCGATGGCCCCGCTCACCGCGGAGGAGCAGTACCGGCTCGTCATGCAGCCGACGACGGCACGGGTCGCGATCACGTCGGGCCCCGCGCCCTTCGAGTGCGCGGACCTGCGCATCGGGCAGCAGGCGGCGGGCGGCGCCGGAGGTGCCGGCTCGACGGGCGACGCGGGTGGCGCGGGTGGCACCGGATCCACCGGTGGCACCGAGTCGGCCTCCACCGGCGCGACCGTCTCCTGCGCCGTGCCGGCCGGCACGCGCGTCTTCCCGGGGCTCGCGGCCGACATCACGATCCCCGCGGGCGAGGCGCCCGACGTGCTGACGCTCCCGACGACCGCGGTCGAGGGCCTCGCCGACACCGGCAACGTCTGGCTCGCCTCGGACACCGGCGAGCCGGAGGAGCGCGCCGTCGGCCTGGGCATCAGCGACGGCGAGATGGTGCAGATCACCTCGGGCCTCGCGGAGGGCGACATGGTGCTCGAGTTCGTGCCCGGCGCGCCCGTCCCCGAGGACGAGGCGATGATGATGCAGGGCGGGTACGGCGGATGAGCCTGATCCGCCTGGAGCAGGTGACCCGAACGGTCGAGCGGCCGGACGACGAGCCGCTGACGATCCTGCACGGCGTCGACCTCGACGTGTCCGTCGGCGACCACGTCTCGATCGTGGGCCGGTCGGGATCGGGCAAGTCGACGCTGCTGAACATCCTGGGTCTGCTCGACACCCCCACCACCGGCGAGGTCTTCCTCGACGACGTGCCCATGGCCCGCGTCTCCGGATCCCGGCGTGACCGGGCCCGCGGCGGCGACATCGGCTTCATCTTCCAGCAGTTCAACCTGCTGCAGGGACGCACGGCCCGCGAGAACGTGATGACACCGCTGCTCTACTCGACCGGCCGCACGTTCTGGCGGCGCGCGTCGATCGCGGCCGACATGCTCGAGCGGGTCGGCCTCGGCCACCGCATCGACTCCATGCCGGAGACCATGTCCGGCGGCGAGCAGCAGCGCGTCGCCATCGCCCGTGCCCTCGTGCGCTCGCCGCGGCTGATCCTCGCGGACGAGCCGACCGGCGCCCTCGACATCGAGACCGGCGCCACCGTGATGACCCTGCTCGCCGAGGTCGCGCACGCGTCCGGCGCGGCGCTGGTGACCATCACGCACGACCCGACCGTCGCGGCCCGCGCGGATCGGCACCACCGCCTCGAGGCGGGTGTCCTCGCGCCCGCCGAGGCCCTCACCCGCGGGGTGCTCGCATGAGTGGCTGGCTGTCGCGCACGGCGACCGGTCTCGTGGGCGCGGTCGTGGAGGCATGGGCCGAGCTGCGGATCCACCGCACGCGCGTGATGCTGTCGCTCATCGGCGTCGCGGTCGCGGTGGCGGCGATCACCTCGGTCGTCGGCCTCGGCGCGGTGGTGCAGCAGTCGCAGACCGAGCAGATGGAGCGCCAGTCGGGCCGACCCGCCGCGCTGTCGGTGTCCGCGTACTCCGCGACCGGGTCAGGCCTGTCCTACGCCGAGCAGCGCACGCTCCTCGCGGACGTCGCCGACCGGTACGGCATCACCTGGTCGACGATCATCGGCTCCACGACGGTGCCGGTCGAC
This window of the Clavibacter sepedonicus genome carries:
- a CDS encoding ABC transporter ATP-binding protein, coding for MSLIRLEQVTRTVERPDDEPLTILHGVDLDVSVGDHVSIVGRSGSGKSTLLNILGLLDTPTTGEVFLDDVPMARVSGSRRDRARGGDIGFIFQQFNLLQGRTARENVMTPLLYSTGRTFWRRASIAADMLERVGLGHRIDSMPETMSGGEQQRVAIARALVRSPRLILADEPTGALDIETGATVMTLLAEVAHASGAALVTITHDPTVAARADRHHRLEAGVLAPAEALTRGVLA
- a CDS encoding efflux RND transporter periplasmic adaptor subunit produces the protein MAPLTAEEQYRLVMQPTTARVAITSGPAPFECADLRIGQQAAGGAGGAGSTGDAGGAGGTGSTGGTESASTGATVSCAVPAGTRVFPGLAADITIPAGEAPDVLTLPTTAVEGLADTGNVWLASDTGEPEERAVGLGISDGEMVQITSGLAEGDMVLEFVPGAPVPEDEAMMMQGGYGG